From a single Caldisericia bacterium genomic region:
- the fusA gene encoding elongation factor G: MIVERTKIRNVSLVAHSGAGKTSLVESMLYVSKFIQKKGSVDKGNTVSDFEPEEIKRHISLSTSVIPINWKGYKINILDTPGYVEFLSEVKGALLVSEASLILVDATSHVEVGTERVWEFVKEENLPTAFVISRMDRENANFKEAVASIRKFFGNDAVPILLPIGEGLNFKGFVNIITQKGKIFDGDTFKEVDIPQELKNEFENYKNELIEKIAEVDEEFLNKYLTDGTLSEEEIKKGLLIGVKNRMLFPILVSSSINDIGTEDILDFIINEFPEPYLDEKRFGYDTKTKEAVVKNFDENLPFSGIIFKTIIDPFVGRINYIKVITGKITADSKVYNVNKDQEERVSSIGFIIGKTQEKTQEIKAGDIGVITKLNVTSTGDTLTQSGFNVKYNYFEIPYPIISYAVEPKRKEDEDRLTSALFKMAEEDPTFIVERNDITKQLIIRGTGATHIQVILERISRKFGVEVNLKKPEIAYKETIKGTAKAEGKYKKQTGGHGQYGHCFIEINPLERGKEFEFIDKIFGGAIPKQYIPAVEKGIRETMKEGIIAGYPVVDVQVILYDGSYHPVDSSELAFKIAASMAFKKAFVEANPILLEPILEVEIRVPENFLGDVISDLNTRRGKILGMNSDKGISIVKALVPESEMLTYGLDLASITQGRGYFTAKFYKYDEVPQKLAEEIIKKRKEELEKS; the protein is encoded by the coding sequence ATGATAGTAGAAAGAACAAAAATAAGAAATGTTTCTTTAGTTGCGCATAGTGGCGCAGGAAAAACTTCTTTAGTTGAATCAATGCTTTATGTTTCAAAATTTATTCAGAAAAAAGGAAGTGTTGATAAGGGTAATACAGTTTCAGATTTTGAGCCTGAGGAAATAAAAAGACATATAAGTTTATCTACTTCTGTTATTCCAATCAATTGGAAAGGTTATAAAATTAACATACTTGATACACCGGGTTATGTAGAATTTCTATCTGAAGTAAAAGGAGCACTTCTTGTATCTGAGGCAAGTTTAATTCTTGTGGATGCAACATCTCATGTTGAAGTTGGGACAGAGAGAGTTTGGGAATTTGTAAAAGAAGAAAATTTACCAACCGCCTTTGTGATTAGTAGAATGGATAGAGAAAATGCGAATTTTAAAGAGGCAGTTGCAAGTATTAGAAAATTTTTTGGAAATGATGCAGTACCAATATTACTTCCTATTGGAGAAGGTTTAAACTTCAAAGGTTTTGTAAATATAATAACCCAAAAGGGTAAAATTTTTGATGGCGACACATTTAAAGAAGTTGATATTCCTCAAGAATTAAAGAATGAATTTGAGAATTACAAAAATGAGTTGATAGAAAAAATAGCTGAAGTTGATGAAGAATTTTTAAATAAGTATTTAACTGATGGAACTCTTAGTGAAGAAGAGATTAAAAAAGGACTTCTTATTGGTGTTAAAAATAGAATGCTATTTCCAATTCTTGTTTCATCCAGTATTAATGATATTGGTACTGAAGATATATTAGATTTCATAATAAATGAATTTCCAGAGCCTTATTTAGATGAAAAAAGATTTGGTTATGACACAAAAACAAAAGAAGCAGTTGTTAAAAATTTTGATGAGAATTTACCATTTTCAGGTATTATTTTTAAAACTATCATTGATCCATTTGTAGGTAGAATAAATTATATAAAAGTAATAACAGGAAAAATTACCGCTGATTCAAAAGTTTACAATGTTAATAAAGATCAAGAAGAAAGAGTTTCATCTATTGGATTTATTATAGGTAAGACACAAGAGAAAACACAAGAAATTAAAGCAGGAGATATAGGAGTTATAACAAAATTAAATGTTACATCAACTGGTGATACCTTAACACAATCTGGTTTTAATGTTAAATACAATTATTTTGAAATTCCATATCCCATTATTTCTTATGCTGTTGAACCAAAAAGAAAAGAAGACGAAGATAGACTCACCTCTGCATTATTTAAAATGGCTGAAGAAGACCCAACATTTATTGTTGAGAGAAATGATATAACAAAACAGTTAATAATAAGGGGTACTGGAGCTACTCATATTCAAGTTATTCTTGAGAGAATCTCAAGAAAATTTGGAGTTGAAGTTAACTTAAAGAAACCTGAAATTGCATATAAAGAAACAATAAAAGGGACCGCTAAAGCAGAAGGTAAATATAAGAAACAAACTGGAGGTCATGGACAATACGGACACTGTTTCATTGAAATTAATCCACTTGAAAGAGGAAAAGAGTTTGAATTTATAGATAAAATTTTTGGAGGAGCAATACCTAAACAATATATTCCTGCAGTTGAAAAGGGAATTAGGGAAACGATGAAAGAAGGAATTATTGCAGGATATCCTGTTGTTGATGTACAAGTAATTTTGTATGATGGTTCATATCATCCAGTTGATTCTTCAGAACTTGCATTTAAAATAGCTGCTTCAATGGCATTTAAGAAAGCATTTGTTGAGGCAAATCCAATACTTCTTGAACCAATACTTGAAGTTGAAATAAGAGTTCCAGAAAATTTCTTAGGAGATGTAATTTCTGATTTAAATACAAGAAGAGGAAAAATTTTAGGAATGAATTCTGATAAAGGAATTTCTATTGTAAAAGCCCTTGTTCCAGAATCAGAAATGCTTACTTATGGATTGGATCTTGCTTCAATAACTCAAGGAAGAGGATATTTTACTGCGAAATTTTATAAATATGACGAAGTTCCTCAAAAATTAGCAGAAGAAATTATTAAAAAAAGAAAAGAAGAGTTAGAAAAATCATAG
- a CDS encoding DNA-directed RNA polymerase subunit beta, with product MEKKEVINFNKFLFSNLEIPDLLQFQKDSFYNFINKKIPKLLEEISPVETPKAVVEFFDPKVFPPELSVEECKEKKLTYAGKLKAKVRITNKRTGEIKEQDVFLGEIPYITPYGSFVFNGTERTVVSQLIRAPGVYFTKPSSAHSGRVLFEARLIPERGTWFIFEVESTNTLVIRLNKGSRKLYFPTILRVFKELSDEEIMDLFKEKRKIKVNIYDLEKNLPCTFGENIYDPVTGEIVYYEGEDVTSEKIHTLYDLGINVLEIYKEMVDPIIKKTLEKDTNKTQEDAILDIYRKLRPGERVLLESAKNLINVTFFDQKRNYLSDVGRHKINQKFGLSLKDNIVTFDDIVAIIRHAIKIKNNQEKLDDIDHLGNRYVRGVGELMEVNMRYGLLRMVKVMKGRISTYSEDMFTAQHLINSKPITASLQSFFGTGQLSQFMEQTNPLSSLTHKRRLSSMGPGGLTRETAGLEVRDIHPSHYGRICPIETPEGQNIGLINSLTVYAKINEYGFITTPYRKVVNGKLTDEIVYLEALEEEKYYIAQANTPVNKKGELLRDDEGNLLNDGFATGRYKGEVIEKIPLEKIQFIEISPLQVFSVSASLIPFLDHDDANRALMGCNMQRQAVPLLFPEPPIVGTGMEKVVARHDPSIVISDIDGVVKEVSADRIVIKNKKEERVYELKKFARSNQDTCINSRPIVKKGDTVKKGDIIVDGQAIKDGILSLGRNLLVAYLPWRGYNYQDAILISERLVKDDVYTSIHIKEYTTMVRETKAGPEILTKDIPNVDESELRNLTEEGIVRVGAEVKPGDILVGKLAPKAEVDTSPESKIWRAMFGEKGKDVVDNSLRLPPGEFGTVILTKVYSKDKGDELPVGIEKLVKILVAQKRKIMVGDKMAGRHGNKGVVAAILPEEDMPFRADGTPVDIVLSPLSVPSRMNIGQTLETMLGYAAYKLGIRFEIPIFTPLKEEEIEEWLKKAGLDINSKEVLYDGYTGEPFKSKALVGYAYIMKLNHLVLDKVHARSTGPYSLVTQQPLGGKSQFGGQRLGEMEVWALEAYGAANLLQEMLTIKSDDIEGRRKAYESIVKGRDIEEVGIPESFKVLVRELRGLGINIKTIPDFEKKEEKKEVKFYLPTRKRKNKKKEVSQ from the coding sequence ATGGAGAAAAAAGAAGTTATAAACTTCAATAAATTTTTATTTTCTAATTTAGAAATTCCTGATTTATTACAATTTCAAAAAGATTCATTTTATAATTTTATAAATAAAAAAATACCAAAACTTTTAGAAGAAATTTCACCTGTTGAGACTCCAAAAGCAGTTGTTGAATTTTTTGACCCAAAAGTATTTCCCCCAGAACTTTCAGTTGAAGAATGTAAAGAAAAAAAGTTAACATATGCTGGAAAATTAAAAGCAAAAGTAAGAATAACAAACAAAAGAACTGGTGAAATAAAAGAACAAGATGTTTTTTTAGGTGAAATACCATATATTACTCCTTATGGATCTTTTGTTTTTAATGGAACAGAAAGAACTGTTGTATCACAATTAATAAGAGCACCTGGTGTCTATTTTACAAAGCCATCCTCTGCTCATTCAGGCAGAGTGCTTTTTGAAGCAAGGCTAATACCAGAAAGAGGCACATGGTTTATATTTGAAGTTGAGTCAACTAATACTCTTGTAATTAGATTAAATAAAGGATCAAGAAAATTATATTTTCCAACAATATTAAGAGTGTTTAAGGAATTGAGTGATGAAGAAATAATGGACCTTTTTAAAGAGAAAAGAAAAATAAAAGTGAATATTTATGATCTTGAAAAAAATCTACCTTGTACATTTGGTGAAAATATATACGATCCAGTGACAGGAGAAATCGTTTATTATGAAGGAGAAGATGTTACAAGTGAAAAGATTCATACTCTTTATGATTTAGGTATAAATGTTTTAGAAATTTATAAAGAGATGGTAGATCCTATAATAAAGAAAACTCTTGAGAAGGATACAAATAAAACTCAAGAAGATGCTATTCTTGATATATATAGAAAATTGAGACCAGGAGAAAGAGTTCTTTTAGAATCTGCAAAAAATTTAATTAATGTTACATTTTTTGATCAAAAAAGAAACTATCTTTCAGATGTTGGAAGACATAAAATAAATCAAAAATTTGGTTTGTCTCTAAAAGATAATATTGTTACATTTGATGATATAGTTGCAATTATAAGACATGCAATAAAGATAAAAAATAACCAAGAGAAATTAGATGATATAGATCATCTAGGGAATAGATATGTTAGAGGTGTAGGCGAATTGATGGAAGTAAATATGAGATACGGTCTCCTCAGAATGGTAAAAGTTATGAAAGGAAGAATTAGCACATACTCAGAAGATATGTTTACTGCTCAACACCTAATAAATTCTAAACCAATTACAGCATCTTTACAAAGTTTCTTTGGAACTGGTCAACTTTCACAATTTATGGAACAAACAAATCCTCTTTCATCACTTACTCATAAAAGAAGACTCTCCTCAATGGGCCCAGGTGGATTAACTCGTGAAACTGCAGGTTTAGAGGTAAGAGATATTCATCCATCTCATTATGGAAGAATATGCCCAATAGAAACTCCAGAAGGTCAAAATATTGGTTTAATTAATTCGTTAACAGTTTATGCAAAAATAAATGAATATGGATTTATAACAACTCCATATAGAAAAGTTGTAAATGGTAAATTAACTGATGAAATTGTTTATCTTGAAGCACTTGAAGAAGAAAAGTATTACATTGCCCAAGCGAATACACCTGTTAATAAAAAAGGTGAACTTTTAAGAGACGATGAAGGAAATTTGTTAAATGATGGTTTCGCAACTGGAAGATACAAAGGAGAAGTTATTGAAAAAATACCTCTTGAAAAAATTCAATTTATTGAAATATCACCTCTTCAAGTTTTTTCTGTTTCAGCATCTTTGATTCCATTTCTTGATCATGATGATGCAAATAGAGCGCTTATGGGTTGTAATATGCAAAGACAAGCTGTACCTCTTCTTTTTCCAGAGCCACCAATTGTTGGAACAGGAATGGAAAAAGTAGTTGCAAGGCATGATCCAAGCATAGTTATTTCAGATATAGATGGGGTTGTCAAAGAAGTTTCTGCAGATAGAATAGTTATAAAAAATAAAAAGGAAGAAAGAGTATATGAATTAAAAAAATTTGCAAGATCAAATCAAGATACATGTATAAATTCAAGACCTATAGTAAAAAAAGGTGATACAGTTAAAAAGGGAGATATTATTGTTGATGGTCAAGCAATTAAAGATGGAATTCTATCATTAGGAAGAAACCTTCTAGTTGCCTATTTACCATGGAGAGGTTACAACTATCAAGATGCTATTTTAATTAGTGAGAGATTGGTAAAAGATGATGTATATACATCAATTCATATAAAAGAGTATACAACAATGGTTAGAGAAACTAAAGCAGGACCTGAAATTTTAACAAAAGATATACCTAATGTCGATGAATCAGAATTAAGAAATTTAACAGAAGAAGGAATAGTAAGAGTTGGTGCTGAAGTTAAACCTGGTGATATTCTTGTTGGAAAACTTGCTCCAAAAGCAGAAGTTGATACATCACCTGAATCAAAAATTTGGCGTGCAATGTTTGGAGAAAAAGGAAAAGATGTTGTAGATAATTCATTAAGACTTCCTCCAGGTGAATTTGGAACTGTGATTTTGACAAAAGTTTATTCAAAAGATAAAGGAGATGAACTACCCGTTGGTATTGAGAAATTGGTTAAAATACTTGTTGCTCAGAAAAGAAAAATTATGGTTGGAGATAAGATGGCTGGACGACATGGTAATAAAGGAGTTGTTGCTGCTATTCTTCCAGAAGAAGATATGCCATTTAGAGCAGATGGAACTCCAGTTGATATAGTGCTTTCACCACTTTCAGTGCCTTCAAGAATGAACATAGGTCAAACTTTAGAAACAATGTTAGGTTATGCTGCCTATAAATTAGGAATTAGATTTGAAATTCCAATTTTTACACCTTTAAAAGAAGAAGAAATTGAAGAATGGTTAAAGAAGGCTGGTTTAGATATTAATAGTAAAGAAGTTTTATACGATGGATATACTGGAGAACCTTTCAAATCAAAAGCCCTTGTTGGATACGCATATATTATGAAATTAAACCATCTTGTTTTAGATAAAGTACACGCAAGATCAACTGGTCCATATTCATTAGTAACACAACAGCCACTCGGGGGTAAATCTCAATTTGGTGGTCAAAGATTAGGTGAAATGGAAGTTTGGGCTTTAGAAGCATATGGTGCTGCAAATTTATTACAAGAAATGTTAACAATAAAATCTGATGATATTGAAGGCAGAAGAAAAGCATATGAGAGTATTGTAAAAGGAAGAGATATTGAGGAAGTTGGGATCCCAGAATCTTTTAAGGTTTTAGTTAGAGAATTAAGAGGCTTAGGTATTAATATAAAAACAATTCCTGATTTTGAGAAAAAAGAGGAGAAAAAAGAGGTTAAATTTTATTTACCAACTAGAAAAAGAAAGAACAAAAAGAAAGAGGTGAGTCAATGA
- the rplL gene encoding 50S ribosomal protein L7/L12, with protein MTKEELLEAIEKMSVVELIEFVKALEEKFGVSGMPMAVPMAGMPQAQQQAAAQEVEKTTFDVVLTSVGQAKIQVIKVLREALNISLKEANDMVSAVPQVVKKGLSKEEAEDLKNKLSAVGATVEIK; from the coding sequence ATGACAAAAGAGGAACTCTTAGAAGCAATTGAAAAAATGAGTGTTGTCGAACTAATTGAGTTTGTCAAGGCACTTGAGGAAAAGTTTGGTGTATCTGGAATGCCAATGGCAGTTCCAATGGCAGGAATGCCTCAAGCACAACAACAAGCAGCGGCTCAAGAAGTAGAAAAAACAACATTTGATGTTGTATTAACAAGTGTTGGTCAAGCAAAAATTCAAGTAATAAAAGTATTAAGAGAAGCACTTAACATTTCATTAAAAGAAGCAAATGATATGGTTTCTGCAGTACCTCAAGTAGTAAAGAAAGGTTTGAGTAAAGAAGAGGCCGAAGATCTTAAAAACAAACTTTCCGCTGTTGGCGCAACAGTGGAAATTAAATAA
- the rplJ gene encoding 50S ribosomal protein L10, producing the protein MITKERKLELLNEIEKKLDETKIVIFTTFNELPVSEISPLRRELKSKKGEFKVYKNTLLKKVFDKKGYKLNNSIFNGTTAVVFAYEDPFQILSSINNFLKTHKKNFDIKGGIFGKTILSKDDINSLSTISSINEVYGKLIYSLKSPLIRISYALKSPMLRLINALNEIKSKKE; encoded by the coding sequence ATGATAACAAAGGAAAGAAAACTCGAACTCTTAAATGAAATAGAAAAAAAGTTAGATGAAACAAAAATTGTTATTTTCACTACTTTTAATGAACTACCAGTATCTGAAATATCACCTTTAAGAAGAGAGTTAAAATCTAAAAAAGGTGAATTTAAGGTTTATAAGAACACCTTGTTAAAAAAAGTATTCGATAAAAAAGGTTATAAACTTAATAATTCAATTTTTAATGGAACAACTGCAGTTGTTTTTGCATATGAAGATCCATTCCAGATTTTAAGTAGCATAAATAATTTTTTAAAAACTCATAAGAAAAATTTTGATATTAAAGGTGGTATTTTTGGTAAAACTATATTATCAAAAGATGATATTAACTCTCTATCCACTATTTCATCTATTAATGAAGTATATGGAAAACTTATTTATTCATTAAAATCACCTTTAATTAGAATTTCATATGCATTAAAATCTCCAATGTTAAGGCTAATTAATGCCTTAAATGAGATTAAAAGTAAAAAAGAATAA